The Parachlamydia acanthamoebae genome has a window encoding:
- a CDS encoding ParA family protein, which translates to MPNIIAISSFKGGTAKTSTALHLGAAMVKYHKKKVLLIDFDAQANLTTGLGFDPDENDSLAPVLQGHKELSEVVLPTSISGLNLIPADTWLERVEVTGTLATDRYSHEKLRNILSPLKYDFIIIDTPPSLCWLTESALIAAKHTLVCATPEFYSIKGLERLSQFVESLSQRHPLSVLGVVLSFWNARGKSNKAFLDVIEKTFPKKLLKTKVRRDINVSEASIFGKPLFETMPTSRAAEDYLAMSKELLKRL; encoded by the coding sequence ATGCCTAACATCATTGCGATTAGTAGCTTTAAAGGCGGCACAGCCAAAACATCGACAGCTTTACACTTAGGAGCTGCGATGGTAAAATATCATAAAAAGAAAGTTCTATTGATCGATTTCGATGCCCAAGCCAATCTCACCACAGGCTTAGGATTTGATCCAGATGAAAATGACAGCCTAGCACCTGTTTTACAGGGGCACAAGGAGTTATCTGAAGTTGTCCTTCCTACATCCATTTCTGGATTAAATTTAATTCCAGCAGACACATGGTTAGAACGTGTAGAAGTCACGGGAACCTTAGCGACAGATCGCTATTCTCATGAAAAACTACGCAATATCCTATCACCCTTGAAGTATGATTTTATTATCATCGATACCCCTCCTTCCTTATGCTGGCTAACAGAATCTGCTTTAATTGCAGCCAAACATACTTTAGTGTGCGCGACGCCCGAATTTTATAGCATCAAAGGTTTGGAACGGCTCTCACAGTTTGTGGAAAGCCTAAGCCAAAGACATCCGCTATCGGTGCTGGGGGTTGTGCTGTCATTTTGGAATGCGCGCGGAAAAAGCAATAAAGCTTTTTTAGATGTTATTGAAAAAACGTTTCCCAAAAAACTCCTCAAAACAAAGGTCAGACGAGACATCAATGTTTCGGAAGCTTCAATTTTCGGAAAACCCCTTTTTGAAACCATGCCTACAAGTCGTGCTGCAGAAGATTACCTTGCAATGTCCAAAGAATTGCTTAAACGACTTTGA
- a CDS encoding putative porin yields the protein MKLFRYLLPLLVALGFTSSAIYADSANDRFGDEARFNEELNERDWDALLDYINTKRTINVAEKATNLTISGDVRTEWRHIQEKRLHENLRGQGKKIPVNCHRRSSDDDCEVFCHSDDEEDCECIPISRDDYDIEANLFVEYSCDNTWGVIQLQFDNSAGIDGTSLDCRCARQALHGSGFGDSINLKRAYLGYNLYCCEGTRFDIEIGRRPLYTIFDSNVQFLNRFDGILVKYDSNCEYFADWYLHMGAFIVDEKVNHSAFVSEFGLLDVCDSGFDFKYSFITWKKHWWNNDGRNRCDEKHALGSRFCVSQFTTYYHLDPEMLCAPAQFYGAVLWNTASGRGKIFEEQEDNHHKRENFAWYAGFTLGDVICEGDWSVDVQYQYVEARAVPDEDVSGIGRGNVLNESVTVAGRGNTNYKGWRLQGLYAVTDNLSLDARVQWSTQIKKRIGGQHSYSEYRLQAIYAF from the coding sequence ATGAAACTTTTTAGGTATTTGTTGCCATTACTGGTAGCTCTAGGTTTCACTTCTTCTGCAATTTATGCAGATTCAGCTAACGATAGATTTGGCGACGAAGCGCGCTTTAACGAAGAGCTCAATGAAAGAGACTGGGATGCTTTGCTAGATTACATCAACACAAAGCGCACAATCAATGTTGCTGAAAAAGCGACAAACTTAACAATTTCCGGCGATGTTCGCACAGAGTGGAGACACATCCAAGAAAAACGTTTACACGAAAACTTACGCGGTCAAGGGAAAAAAATCCCAGTAAATTGTCACAGAAGAAGTAGTGATGATGATTGTGAAGTATTCTGCCATAGTGATGATGAAGAAGATTGTGAATGCATTCCAATCTCTCGCGATGACTATGATATTGAAGCTAACCTCTTCGTAGAATACTCTTGCGACAACACATGGGGTGTTATTCAATTGCAATTTGATAATTCTGCAGGTATCGATGGAACAAGTCTAGATTGCCGATGCGCAAGACAAGCCCTTCACGGAAGTGGTTTTGGCGATTCAATCAACCTTAAAAGAGCTTATTTGGGTTATAACCTATACTGCTGCGAAGGTACACGTTTTGATATTGAAATTGGCCGCCGCCCTCTTTACACAATTTTCGATTCCAATGTTCAATTCCTAAACCGTTTTGATGGTATCTTAGTAAAATACGACAGCAATTGCGAATATTTTGCTGATTGGTATTTACATATGGGAGCATTTATCGTAGACGAAAAAGTTAACCACTCTGCATTCGTAAGTGAATTTGGTTTACTAGATGTTTGTGATTCAGGATTCGATTTTAAATATTCCTTTATTACATGGAAAAAACACTGGTGGAATAATGACGGGAGAAACCGTTGTGATGAGAAGCATGCTCTAGGATCTCGTTTCTGTGTATCACAGTTCACGACTTACTACCATCTTGATCCAGAAATGCTTTGTGCACCAGCTCAATTCTACGGTGCTGTATTGTGGAACACAGCTTCAGGTAGAGGAAAAATCTTCGAAGAGCAGGAAGACAATCATCACAAACGTGAAAATTTTGCATGGTATGCAGGTTTTACACTTGGTGATGTGATCTGTGAAGGAGACTGGTCCGTAGATGTGCAATATCAATACGTAGAAGCTCGTGCTGTTCCAGACGAAGATGTATCTGGAATCGGTCGTGGTAACGTACTTAACGAATCTGTAACTGTTGCTGGTCGTGGTAACACAAACTACAAAGGTTGGAGATTACAAGGTTTATACGCTGTAACAGACAACCTTTCTTTAGATGCACGTGTACAATGGTCCACGCAAATCAAAAAGAGAATCGGTGGTCAACATAGCTACTCAGAGTATAGATTACAAGCAATCTACGCGTTCTAA
- the thrS gene encoding threonine--tRNA ligase, with amino-acid sequence MFVKVSGTKVSELELPEESTAKDLADKLHLNGPSQAVGVNVNGKAVDLTYPLKDGDAITFWSFDDPQGKEVFWHTSAHVLAQAILRIWPDAQPTIGPPIENGFYYDFGNLTISDQDFEKIEEQMRLIIEENYLSKRESFANKEEALQAFAHNPFKQELIRSFPEDAELSGYRQGEFFDLCRGPHLYNLGKIKALKVLKTSGAYWRGNHENEMLTRVYAITFPDRKMLKDYLTSVEEAKKRDHKVLGAKLDLFSLKEEAPGMPFIHPKGTIIWNELLAYLRQCLDDKNYIEIKTPTMMTRDLWELSGHWSNYRQNMFTSEIENRDFAIKPMNCPGCMLYYRGQIHSYRELPLRVAEIGNVHRFEPSGSLSGLFRVRSFHQDDAHIFMKPSDIRSEILNVLNLAHEIYSTFGLTYRLELSTRPEKNTIGTDKEWEIATEGLKNALDETGRPYRINEGDGAFYGPKIDFHIQDAINRTWQCGTIQLDMALPEKFELEYTAEDGSRQRPVMIHRAIFGSIERFFGILIEHFSGRFPLWISPLQVRLIPVADRHVEYARTLRKQFKQAGFHCDIDESNESVSKKVRNAQLSQINYMLTVGDQEVQNHTVNLRTRENVVLGEIKPEELIASMLEEKRSRALISPYHK; translated from the coding sequence ATGTTCGTTAAGGTCAGTGGAACAAAAGTATCAGAACTGGAATTACCAGAAGAAAGCACTGCAAAAGACCTTGCAGATAAGCTTCATTTAAACGGCCCTAGTCAAGCTGTCGGTGTAAATGTAAACGGCAAAGCTGTTGATTTAACCTATCCATTAAAAGATGGCGATGCGATCACATTTTGGTCATTTGATGATCCGCAAGGCAAAGAAGTCTTTTGGCATACATCTGCACACGTGCTTGCTCAAGCCATTTTACGCATATGGCCCGATGCTCAACCGACGATTGGTCCTCCAATTGAAAATGGTTTTTATTACGACTTTGGAAATTTAACGATCTCTGATCAAGACTTCGAAAAAATCGAAGAACAAATGCGTTTGATCATTGAGGAAAACTACCTTTCCAAAAGAGAAAGCTTTGCTAATAAAGAGGAAGCCCTCCAGGCATTTGCCCATAACCCCTTTAAACAGGAATTGATTCGCAGCTTCCCAGAAGATGCAGAACTTTCAGGCTATCGCCAAGGTGAATTCTTTGATTTATGCCGTGGCCCGCATTTATACAACTTGGGTAAGATTAAAGCTCTTAAAGTGCTTAAAACATCGGGTGCGTATTGGAGAGGAAACCACGAAAACGAAATGTTGACACGTGTGTATGCCATTACATTCCCCGACAGAAAAATGTTAAAAGATTACTTAACATCTGTTGAAGAAGCTAAAAAAAGAGATCACAAAGTTTTAGGTGCTAAGCTCGATTTATTCTCTTTAAAAGAAGAAGCCCCTGGTATGCCCTTTATTCATCCAAAGGGTACTATTATTTGGAATGAGCTGTTGGCTTACTTACGTCAATGTTTGGACGACAAAAACTATATCGAAATTAAAACGCCAACCATGATGACCCGCGACCTGTGGGAATTATCCGGTCATTGGAGTAACTATCGCCAAAACATGTTTACTTCAGAAATTGAAAATCGTGATTTTGCGATTAAACCCATGAATTGCCCTGGATGCATGCTTTACTACCGCGGTCAAATTCATAGTTATCGCGAACTCCCTCTGCGTGTGGCAGAAATTGGAAACGTTCATCGTTTTGAACCTTCCGGATCCTTATCCGGCCTTTTTAGAGTCCGAAGCTTCCATCAAGATGACGCGCACATTTTCATGAAGCCAAGCGACATTCGCAGCGAAATTTTGAATGTCCTCAACTTAGCGCATGAAATCTATTCTACTTTTGGACTTACCTACCGCCTAGAGTTATCCACACGTCCCGAAAAAAACACCATCGGAACAGATAAAGAATGGGAAATTGCAACGGAAGGGCTCAAAAATGCCTTGGATGAAACCGGCCGACCTTATCGCATAAATGAGGGTGACGGCGCTTTCTACGGTCCAAAAATTGACTTCCATATTCAAGATGCGATTAACCGTACTTGGCAGTGTGGAACAATTCAGTTAGATATGGCACTGCCTGAAAAATTTGAGTTGGAATATACAGCTGAAGATGGGAGTCGGCAACGACCCGTTATGATTCACCGTGCTATTTTTGGATCAATTGAACGATTCTTTGGTATCTTAATCGAACACTTTTCTGGTCGCTTTCCTTTATGGATCAGCCCCCTTCAAGTGCGCTTAATCCCTGTTGCAGACCGTCATGTTGAGTATGCTAGAACATTGCGCAAGCAATTTAAGCAAGCAGGATTCCATTGTGATATTGATGAGTCCAATGAATCTGTCAGCAAAAAAGTTCGGAATGCTCAGCTTTCTCAAATCAACTACATGTTAACAGTGGGTGACCAGGAAGTGCAAAATCATACTGTGAATCTGAGAACGCGAGAAAATGTGGTCCTCGGAGAAATCAAACCCGAAGAGTTGATTGCATCTATGCTCGAGGAGAAACGCTCACGCGCACTCATTTCTCCTTATCATAAATAA